TTGATTTATGTTTGGATTGGTAAGGTCGACAAGGTTAGTGATCCTGTTTAAGCACTTTCAGAAATGGGCATGCAGATCATTTTGTTCTTGTGCTGATCTTGTACCCCAATAATCAGTCACTCTCATTGTATTGCATAGACCTTGACTATTAGGGGAAGTAAGAAGTTGTGTACTTATGATACTGTCatgaacaatttttttaaaatttctATATGCCTTTTTAGTAACATTATTTTACTCACAGTGTTTCTCAAACATATCAGCTGGTTTCTTTAATGACAGTAGGCACACTGTTGTCATTGTATTTCAAATTGGGTGATTAGAGCAAACTCCCTGCAGTAATATATGGGCGGCCATGATATTGTTTTCTTAGTGCAACAATGAATAAAATTTGCCATAACATAGTAACCATAGACCGGTTGCTTCTGTTTCGTACCATGATATTGGGCTTATTCATGTCAAGTCTGCACAACTTATATTCCTGTTGTTAAATAATTTGCACTCTgttcaaaataaaataaattaatttGCAGTGAAATGAAAAACCAATTAATCCTCACTGTAAGTAACTGAAATAAAGGAATTCATTGAGAAAAGAGTGCTAAGAAGATCCTAAACCAAGTGGTTGTATTAAGGCCCCAGCTCGCCAAAGTGATAGCCCGGTGACCAGTAGGTGCTTGGTGGTAGGCCTGGTGCCTGTGGAGGCAATTGGTACGCCTCCATTTGAAGGGACCCGCACACTGGATGATGATCATCATGGAGCCAGCACAAGTGTTGGTGCCATGCTGTCTGTGACTGTGCAATTTATGCTGAGCCGGCACGTTCGGTTTTACCGTGTTGTCTCCTGGTGCTCCTGAGTCCTAACCTGGATTGCCGTCCAATCCTGCTTAGCCTGGGGATTCTAAAATAGTTTTGCCATATGTGCTAGTTTTCTGTTCTTTTTGGGCTTTCTTATGTGGGCGCATACACCTGCAACTAAAGCCTGGATTGCTGCCCTAGGACAAAGGTCTTTAAATCGTGGACACCGGATTGATAGCTTATTGTCTTCACCATGTTAGGTATCGATTAACATTTTGGGCTATACATTATAGTCtcagacctggaaagttgataaAAATATCGACCCAACATGTGTGTGCCATGATAACTTCCAAGTGTCACCCTGATAGAAGGATAGTGACACATGCATACATCATGCCATTTGTAATTTCTTAATCTAAACTAAACTAGCATGTAGGTTGCCCTTAAATCAAAACTAACAGTATGCCATTTACTTCTTATTATGGGCAGCCCTCTATAATAAACTAGCATGTAGGTTGCCCTTAATCTAAACTAACAGTACGCCATTTACTAAAAATGTGCCATCTGTAAACCAGGAGATCCACCAGACGACCACTGTAAATGGACGGCCGGCAGGCCGGCCGGCTCATCCAGAGGTTTTATATCCTCTGCGGCAGTGAAGCACCATTCGTACCAAGCCATCATGAAGCATCTCCATTCTCTATGCTTTCTCCTATTCTTACACTTATCTCCTACTACACGCCGCCGCGCCGGTGAGAGCTGACATCCGGCGTGAAGCTGAAGCACTTGTGAAGTGGAAGGCTAGCTTGGATGGTGCCGATGAGTCCCTTGGGCCATGGTCGTTGGCCAACTCCACCAGCCTTTGCAATTGGACGCACATCACCTGCGACTCGGCCGGGCACATCAGAAGCCTCGACCTTACCATCGTCAGTCTTAATGGCACACTTGACCAGCTCGACTTCTCGGCCTTCCCGCACCTGGGGAAACTCACCCTGTTCCAGAATGGTCTATACGGCACAATTCCAGCAGGAATTGGCAACCTGACGAGCTTGGTCGTGTTGCAGATCATACTCAACCCATATTTGAGGGGTGCCATTCCATGCAGCATTGGCCAGCTGAAGAACCTTGCTGTACTGGAAATGAAAGGTTTGGGGCTTGACAGCATGCTTCCTGAAGAGATTGGTAACTTGACGAGCTTGGAGGAGCTCCATCTCAACTCTGTTACTTTGACTGGATCAATCCCACCAACAATTGGGATGCTCACGAAGCTCCGCACACTGAGCATGAGGTACAACAATCTGACAGGGAGCATCCCGCTTGAGATTGGAAACATGACGGAACTGCAGGAGTTGTACTTTTCGAATAACTATTTGGAAGGACAGCTACCAGGTACAATATCTCATTTGATTAAACTCCAGTATTTGCATCTATCAGTGAACCAGTTCCGGGGCCACATTGCCCCTGAGCTTGGGAATAGCAGCTTCTTGGACACGGTCGATGTTCAGATGAACAACTTCTCTGGGTTGTCCATTTGTGTAGGAGGAGCACTGACTTCTGTCAGTGCTGGACACAATTGATTTACGGGCATTCACCAACAGACCTTTCAAAACTGCACGACCCTGCAGCATGCTGGCTTCACGGCAAACAACATGGTTGCAGACTTAAGGGACTGTTTTCAGGAGCATCTTGGACAGCTTGAGACGATGGCTTTCAGTCAGAACCACTTATATGGCACCCTTCTCACAGATCAGGGCGAGGTATTCCTTTGTAACTATACTGCTTTAAAGCTCCTAGACTTATCAAACAATGCCTTGCATGGAGGTCTCTCGAAGTGTTTCTGGGACTTTCCAAGTTTGGCATTCATGGATTTGTCCAGCAACTCTTTCAGTGGTGTAGTTCCTATATCGAGGACATGTGCAGACAATCTTAAGTATCTACACTTAGCTGAAAACCATTTTAGAGGAACCTTTCCTCTGGGTCTTAAgaaatgcaaaaaccttatcactcTAGATCTTGGAGGGAATCACTTCTCTGGTACAATACCTTCTTGGGTAAGCATGAGCTTGCCTGAACTCATTTTTCTCCGATTGTCATCAAACATTTTTTATGGCATCATACCTCAACAAATATTACAATTCCGCTGGCTCCAGGTACTGGACTTGTCAAAAAACAAGCTCACTGGACCAATTCCAGACGATTTTACGAATTTTACGAGCATGGCAAAACAAAATACCGTTGACTTCATATACCATGACGAGTTCCTATATGCAGAGCAGATTCaaatacaacaacaacaacaaagcctttagtcccaaacaagttggggtaggctagaggtgaaacccataagatctagcaaccaactcatggctctggcacatggatagcaagcttccacgcaccccagtccatagctagctctttggtgatactccaatccttcaggtgtctcttaacggactcctcccatgtcaaattcggtctaccccgccctctcttgacattctccgcacgctttagccgtccgctatgcactggagcttctggaggcctgcgctgaatatgcccaaaccatctcagacgatgttggacaagcttctcctcaattggtgctaccccaactctatctcgtatatcatcattccggacttgatccttcctcgtgtggccacacatccatctcaacatacgcatctccgccacacctaactgttgaacatgtcgccttttagtcggccaacactccgcgccatacaacattgcgggtcgaaccgccgtcctgtagaacttgccttttagcttttgtggcacactcttgtcacagagaatgccagaagcttggcgccacttcatccatccggctttgattcgatggttcacatcttcatcaatacccccatcctcctgcaacattgaccccaaataccgaaaggtgtccttccgaggtaccacctggccatcaaggctaacctcctcctcctcacacctagtagtactgaaaccgcacatcatgtactcggtttagttctactaagcctaaaccctttcgattccaaggtttgtctccataactctaacttcctatttacccccatccgactatcgtcaactagcaccacatcatccgcaaagagcatacatcatgggatatctccttgtatatcccttgtgacctcatccatcaccaaaaaagataagggctcaaagctggcAGAGCAGATTCAAATAATTTGGAAAAATGCGGGTCGTGTTTACAATCTACAGGAGGCAGCCATGGCGGGTATCGACTTATCTGGCAACTCTCTTTCGCAAGAGATCCCAGGTGGGCTCACAACCCTTCTTGGACTCAGGTACCTGAACTTATCTGGAAATCATCTGTCAGGTTGTATCCCCGAAGACATTGGCAATCTGGTACTGCTGGAATCCTTGGACCTTTCACAGAACCAACTCTCAGGGGAAATTCCTCCAAGCTTTGCAGCTTTGAAGGCCATGAGCGCTCTGAACCTCTCGACCAATGATTTATCAGGGAGGATACCTACAGGCAGCCAGCTGCAGACGCTCGTCGATCCATCAATATACAGCAATAATCCAGGGCTATGTGGTTTTCCATTGAAGGACTGTGTAAACTCGTCAGACACCGACGCAAAATGAAGTGAGCCAGGCTGAAGACAGAGAGGCCCTGTGGTTGTGTTGCTTTGTGGCTGCTGGGTTCATCTTTGGGTTCTGGCTGTACTGGGGCATCTTCTTGTTCCGCAGCGAGGCCTGGAGGTGTGCATTCTATCAGCATGTGGACAGCATGCAAGCGGAGGTTATCAAGAAGATGTGTAGCTGTATGTCGCGATTCTGGGCAAACGGCTCTGAATGATGAAGTGCGCCGTGTGGCTCTGGAGTAATGTTGCGAGCATACACGCCAATGCCGATCATGTCTAATACCGTATTTCCCTTCCTCGTTGGTTTGCTGTAAAAGTACTTGCTAGTACTTTGGTGTGCATGGCGTTATTCAGGTTGTGTGGCGCTGAAACCTACAGGTTTTTCAGATGAACTGGGCAACATTTACTTTCTGATTGTGTGGCGTAAAAATGAATAAGTTCTGTTGAATCAGTTGTCAAATTGTGTTGGAGAAGATATGGTGAAGTTAGCATCTGAAAGGATTGTGATTGTAAATTTGTAATGCCCCCGTTGCCTCAGGCGAGTTGCCGTACGTGGTGTAAGGCAGAGGAAGAAGTGACAGTCAGTTAATTTTTGTCCCTCTCCAAAGAGCGAGTAGAGGCAGATAAGCCCAATGCCTTCGTGGGCCCACTTGCAGACTACCGGCTCTGCCTAGCACTGGGTAGGTTTCCTCCTCTGTTTCCTGCAACAACAAAAAAGTACCCTCCCCTGTGGACAGTGGCGAATCCAGGAAGAAAATGAAGGGTGGGCTCAAAGTTAACAACGAGAagatttcgcaaaaaaaaagttaACATCAAGAAAACTAACGTCATTTAGAAGAGAAAAAGGCGTTTCGGTAAAAAAAAGCATTATCTCCTAATCCTATTGTCCAAATACGCTAATATTTTGCCAGAGTACCACTGAAAACATATGTATTATTAATGTCATTTTCTAGGTTCTtgctaataaaaaatattgaacGGAAGTTGAAATCTATCTACCAAAATATAGTCGCTATCTCCTGGTCCTTTTGCTCCAAACAAGGTAAAACTTTCCTAGATTACTACAGGAAACATGACGTATTTGCTAGATTCTCTTAAAAAAGTATATCAAAATTTTAACCAAAATTTCAATTTATTTAGCAAAATATAGTCATTATCTCTTAATCCTTTTCTTCAAATAAGCTCAAAATTGCCAGATTGCTTCTATATATTTGGTGTTGTGCTGTCCGCTACTTGCCTGTGGGCTGTTGGTGTTTATTGGTTGAGAATGAGAGACTGGGTTGCTGGGCTAGGACGTGTAgtagtaattttttttgtatattTGGAGGGTAGGCTAGAGCCTTTTGAAGCCCCTTTACTGGACTCGCCACTGCCTGTGGAAATCTTCTAGTATTCCTAATTTCTAATGGAGTTGGTAGCCTCATACTCCGGCTAATTTTCGTTCGATTATTTTTCGTCCCCCTTccaccccaccaccaccactccCACCGGTTTTTCGAGTCGAAACCGATTCCCCACCCCCACGATAGAAAATGCTGCTCCCGATCTCACCCGAGCACCACGACGTATTCGCGTCGGGGGAGGCCGGCCCGGATCCCGCCGTCACCACCGCCCATCTCTCTGTCAAACTCACCCGATCCATCCCACCTCCTCCCGATCCAGGCAATGCACGTACCCTAATCTGCAACAGTTGCTCATGATCCCCTTCTTCGCGCGCTGGGGTAGTCACGCAGGGCCGCCACAAGACTGCCTTCGGGAAGTCGGGAGTCTCCAGATGCAGGGCCGTCGCCGTAGGACGGACGGGTTACAATCCTTCATATCCAGGGCGGCAAGTGCGGTAACCAGATCGGCTCCAAATTTTGGGAGATGGTCTGCGACGAGCACAGCATCGACTCGACCGGCCGCTATGACGACACCGACCTCCAGCCTGCGGCAGGTTCGTGCCCCGCGCGTACAAACTACAAAGATGAGCGACCATGTCTCCTATTTTCATTCTTTCCTCGGCATAATTCTCCTGACAGAGGCGAAGAAGATCGGCACTAGATGAACGGATGCACTATGCTATGCAATGCATGCCAGCTTAATTACACGGCGCCTTAGATGCAGATAGATTGATGTCTGGTCACGAATAGTAGTGCAGATACATTGATGGCCATAGTTAACACCTTGAAAGAGATGGGCCTGACTAGGACGGCTATGCGTTTCCATTCATATATGCACGGGGCTTCACTGTGGAACCAGATTTATCTCTACTGGGGAAAGGGGCACTGAGCCGACGGAGCTGAGCTCATCGACTCTGTGCTTGATGTTGTCTGGAAGGGGGTGCAGAACTGCCACTGCATGCCTTCAATGTCATTTTCTTTCTCTACTGCCATTCTTTGTTGGAGGAAGTTGACCCCTTCGCATCCAACTACGGCGATGTCCCCGTCGAGGAGATCCAGTCCaaggtcatctccggtaggtccTAGACCGACATCGGCGACTTCGATGAGGCCGCTCCGTGCTCATCCGCGTGTGCGTGCAGGCATTGCGGCCGGTCAGCAAGAAGATGGACTTCGTCGTGCTGCGCCAGAGCATGAGCACCGTGCAGTGCGTGCTCGTCGCCAGCGTCGATGCCGGCGTCAGCACGCAGATGGTGCACTTTGCCGCCTCCCTCAGCAAGGAGAGCATCGTCGATGTCGAAGGCATCGTCACCCTCCCCAAGGAGCCCTTCAAGGCCACCACACAACAGGTTAGTCATCGACGCCATCATGCCCATGTTAGATGCTTGTTTCTTATTTGTTTCGAAATTATTGTTGTCTAATTTTTTACGTGAAGCGCATGCTTGTTACATCTTCGGTTTGTTTGAGTGTTATACTGTGCCTAGCCTGATCAATTGTTTGTGTGTTCGTTTTGACTGGTGGGTCGAGATTCAGGTTAGGAAGGCTACTGCATCAATAGGTCGATCCCCACACTTCCGATCAACCTGGACGATGCAGCCAGTAGTGAAGCAGAATTTGAGAAGGCTGAACAAGTACGTCCGTTGCAAATTATTTCATTTGCCTTCTTTCTCTTTGTAGGAAGCGCTCAGTTGTTGTTCTATGGTTCTTATTCTTCCCATGGTTACAGGCTGGGGAAAATCACGTGTTACCGTGCGGCGCTTTCTGGCTCTCAGTTTATAGGAAAACTGTGCCGTGCACTCCGTCTCTCGGTTTATAAGTAAGCCATGTCCTCGGccctcggtttatatagacgGGACACGTGGCACTGCCATTAAACGTCCGGCCGCCATGATGTTTCTTTATTAACCCGAGAGCCACTTGTAAGTACTCGGCATATATATAAGCCGAGCTTTTTGTTCATGGCTCTTGGTTTATACGTTTTGAGCCGGTCCTTAGTAAGCCTGTGGTGTAAGCCGGGACTTTTACTCGGCTTATATATAAACCGAGCGTTTTTCGGCATAAGCCAATTGTATCGGGCACACGGCTTAATTTTTTTACCTGTAGTGTTGGCACGTGTTCTCCAGGACACATGCTTGAACTATCGATCTGCGGACACCTGCGAATCAAGCAATCTTCATCATCCAATTCCATGTTGAGAACGTGAGTACTATTTGTCTTCTTTGTACCGATCGACTGTTATCATTCTTGCAGTAAGGCATGCTGCTGTTACGGCTAGCACCAGGTGCGTTGTTATTATTAAATAAAAGCAGGTCCCATCACTGTTCATTCTTTCATCTTAGTATCTCCATCTACCAGCTAAACGCACCTTGCCCAAACTATGCTTATGTTTGTGACATTCATGTGGCATCTCATTCAGATAGATTTTATTATGTATTTCTGTATCATGCATGTTTATTTTCTTCTTTTGGTTCATAAATGTCATGATTGTTGGATACACATGCAGAAATTCATAGAGTTTTTGTTCTCGGAGAATTTTATTGGGATCCACAGTCCAAAGTTGATTGGTGGATCAAGGGAAGGTGGTGCATTTGCATTCAAGCTGGAGTACAATGGCCAGTCTACTTGTTTAGCGTAATATCCACAATTATACAAGCAGATGAGCATCTGTGGTGGCTTTGGGCGCCGTGTTTTGAGGTTGGCCCCGTATTTAGAGCAGAAAAATCAAACACCCACATGCATCTGTGTGAGTTTATTGGGTTGGATGTAGAAATGGAAATTAAGGAGCACTACTTTGAGCTAAGGAAGATTTGGAGGAAACAAGTCTTTAGTTTGTCTATTAAAGTGATGCTGACCAAGTACTGATTTTTGTATATAGGTTTGTGATATCATAGATGGCTTATTTGTAGCAATATTCAAACACCTGAATGAAAATTGTCAGAAGGAACTCGCAGCAATAAATACGCAGTGTCCATTTGAACATATGAAGGTAAAACATTACTCCTTACTGTTTTGTTGGAGATGGCTATATTGCCCTAGATCACTCGATCGATCAAAATTTCCCTTGCAAAAATTATCTTATCAATGTGACTGTAttttatactccctccatcccaaaataagtgtctaaATCAAAATAAGTGTCTAAACTGGATTTGCATTTATTTTTCTAACTTCTATGAATGCCACACAAATTGTTATGGTAATTTCTATACATGTGTGTGATTTTGCAGCATACCAATAAAGCTTTTAAAATAACTTGGGTTGGTAACAAGTAAAGTTAAACGGAGGAAGATGCGTGAGTACGGAAGCTGTACCTTGTCAGTTTTGATGACAAGAAGTCTCTCTTTGATGGCATCCACAGCTTGATGATTTTGCACCTCTAAGACTGCCTCTAATGATTTTTGGTTTCCCTTTATACATTGCAGATTTTGATCTGGCTTCCTCTAGGCAGGATGCTCGCAATCCCCTAGATCTCAGCTGCAACAAAAAATACCCAACAAGGCTGATGTTTCAAGCTCAGATCCTCTTCATTGCGCGTGGTGCTAGAAGGAGAACTGGGCTATTGTTACTGGTCATTTTCTTTTGACTATTTCACTTAGGCCATCATCAACGACACATGTTTGCTTCCTGGATCGATCCCTTTCACTTCCTGGATCTTAAACGGATGTTGTGACTAGAATTATGATAGCATCAGTGTTCATCATTATTCTTTTTGGACTTGAATAGATCTATGTCTAAATCACACTTCATGTGTATGAGCAAATTAATATGTTGTACTTTCTGCCTTAAATCACACCTTAGTAATATGTTGCTTTGCACATGTCTTCTCATGGCCTTATTAATGATCTTGTTTCTATAGTTTTCAACACAAGATGAT
The Aegilops tauschii subsp. strangulata cultivar AL8/78 chromosome 3, Aet v6.0, whole genome shotgun sequence genome window above contains:
- the LOC141020571 gene encoding aspartate--tRNA ligase 2, cytoplasmic-like, with the protein product MVCDEHSIDSTGRYDDTDLQPAAGGAELPLHAFNVIFFLYCHSLLEEVDPFASNYGDVPVEEIQSKALRPVSKKMDFVVLRQSMSTVQCVLVASVDAGVSTQMVHFAASLSKESIVDVEGIVTLPKEPFKATTQQVRKATASIGRSPHFRSTWTMQPVVKQNLRRLNKLGKITCYRAALSGSQFIGKLCRALRLSKFIEFLFSENFIGIHSPKLIGGSREGGAFAFKLEYNGQSTCLA